Proteins encoded within one genomic window of Empedobacter falsenii:
- a CDS encoding glycosyltransferase family 9 protein: MEKTNHKKLLVLRFSALGDVTMIAPVLQEFIEQNPNVEVYVASRPFMGNIFKQFPQIKFISVDLNKKYKSFFSLFKLYKELKQYNFNYVADFHNVIRSKVITTLFQLNGTRTATLDKGRTEKRALINQKNRVFKQLKLTTERYADVLRQLGFNVDLKHKIEPKSIKEPKSIGIAPFAAFTSKMYPIEKMKIVAKKLTENGYKIYLFGGGKPEIDELKTWENFNPNIKSLAGTISFEEELQAIAKLEVMISMDSANMHLASLMGTRTISIWGGTHPFAGFLGYGQSMNDVIQDESMKIRPTSIFGKDPKKFKNYDYFQNLSAEEVYQQIVDKLEK, encoded by the coding sequence ATGGAGAAAACGAATCATAAAAAACTATTAGTTTTACGTTTTTCTGCTTTGGGCGATGTCACAATGATTGCTCCTGTTTTACAAGAGTTTATTGAACAAAATCCTAATGTCGAAGTTTATGTTGCTTCGCGTCCTTTTATGGGAAATATTTTCAAGCAATTTCCTCAAATCAAATTTATTTCAGTTGATTTGAACAAAAAATACAAAAGCTTTTTTAGCTTGTTCAAATTATACAAAGAATTAAAACAATATAATTTTAATTATGTTGCTGATTTTCATAATGTAATCCGATCAAAAGTAATTACAACATTGTTTCAACTTAATGGAACAAGAACCGCTACTTTAGACAAAGGTCGTACAGAGAAAAGAGCTTTAATCAATCAAAAAAATCGCGTTTTTAAGCAATTAAAATTAACAACTGAACGCTATGCTGATGTTTTACGTCAACTTGGTTTTAACGTCGATTTAAAGCATAAAATCGAACCAAAATCGATTAAGGAACCAAAATCAATTGGAATTGCTCCTTTTGCAGCCTTTACAAGTAAAATGTATCCAATAGAAAAGATGAAAATCGTAGCGAAGAAATTAACTGAAAATGGGTACAAAATTTATTTGTTTGGCGGTGGAAAACCTGAAATTGATGAATTAAAAACATGGGAAAATTTCAATCCAAACATCAAATCTTTAGCTGGAACCATCTCTTTTGAAGAAGAATTACAAGCAATTGCTAAATTAGAAGTAATGATTTCTATGGATAGCGCAAATATGCATTTAGCTTCGTTGATGGGAACGCGCACGATTTCTATTTGGGGTGGAACGCATCCGTTTGCCGGATTTTTGGGATATGGACAATCTATGAATGATGTGATACAAGACGAATCGATGAAAATTCGTCCGACTTCTATCTTCGGAAAAGATCCAAAAAAGTTTAAAAACTATGATTATTTTCAAAATTTGAGCGCCGAAGAAGTTTATCAACAAATCGTTGATAA